A region of Solanum dulcamara chromosome 7, daSolDulc1.2, whole genome shotgun sequence DNA encodes the following proteins:
- the LOC129895972 gene encoding alanine aminotransferase 2-like, which translates to MRRFVADKAKTLINRSRTTCSSSSSPPPTTSLLQRLTSSSSSSSSSSSSSQSPAVLRFLSTSMASDYSSTPVTLNNVNPKVLKCEYAVRGEIVNLAQKLQQDLKENPGSHPFDEILYCNIGNPQSLAQQPITFFREVLALCDHPLILDKSETQGLFSADSIERAFQILDQIPGRATGAYSHSQGIKGLRDMIASGIEARDGFPADPNDIFLTDGASPAVHMMMQLLIGSENDGILCPIPQYPLYSASISLHGGTLVPYYLDEETGWGLEVSELENQLKTAKSKGINVRALAVINPGNPTGQVLAEANQREIVEFCKKEGLVLLADEVYQENVYVPEKQFHSFKKVARSMGFGEKDVSLVSFQSVSKGFYGECGKRGGYMEVTGFSPEIREQIYKVASVNLCSNISGQILASLIMSPPKVGDESYESFAAEKEGILSSLAKRAKTLEDAFNSLEGVTCNKAEGAMYLFPRIHLPDKAIKAAEEAKAAPDAFYAQRLLNATGIVVVPGSGFGQRPGTWHFRCTILPQEEKIPAIVSRLTEFHKQFMDEFRG; encoded by the exons ATGCGGAGATTCGTAGCTGATAAAGCCAAAACTCTCATCAATAGGAGTAGGACCAcctgttcttcttcttcttctcctcctcctacTACTTCCTTGTTGCAGCGGCTcacctcttcttcttcttcttcttcttcttcttcttcttcttctcaatcACCTGCTGTTCTTCGTTTTTTATCCACTTCAATGGCTTCCGATTATTCATCCACTCCGGTCACTCTCAATAACGTTAATCCAAAG GTTTTGAAATGTGAGTATGCTGTCCGCGGAGAAATAGTCAACCTTGCTCAG AAATTACAACAAGACCTCAAGGAGAATCCAGGCTCTCATCCCTTTGATGAG ATCTTGTACTGCAATATTGGAAATCCTCAATCGCTGGCTCAGCAGCCTATTACTTTCTTTAGGGAG GTCCTTGCATTATGTGATCATCCACTTATTTTGGACAAAAGTGAAACACAAGGTTTGTTCAG TGCGGATTCAATAGAACGAGCTTTCCAGATCCTCGACCAAATTCCTGGTAGAGCAACAGGTGCATACAGCCACAGTCAG GGTATCAAAGGATTACGTGATATGATTGCTTCTGGTATCGAAGCTCGTGATGGCTTCCCTGCTGATCCAAATGATATTTTCTTGACTGATGGTGCAAGCCCTGCG GTTCACATGATGATGCAGTTGCTCATTGGGTCAGAGAATGATGGGATTCTCTGTCCCATCCCCCAATATCCTCTTTATTCTGCTTCAATTTCTCTCCATGGTGGCACTCTC GTTCCTTATTATCTCGATGAGGAAACAGGATGGGGGCTTGAGGTCTCAGAGCTTGAGAATCAGCTGAAAACTGCAAAATCCAAGGGTATTAACGTTAGGGCTTTGGCTGTAATCAATCCAGGCAACCCAACTGGGCAG GTTCTTGCTGAGGCCAATCAACGAGAAATTGTGGAATTCTGCAAGAAAGAAGGCCTTGTTCTTCTGGCGGATGAA GTGTATCAGGAGAATGTTTATGTGCCTGAGAAGCAGTTCCACTCATTTAAGAAAGTCGCGCGCTCTATGGGTTTTGGAGAAAAGGACGTCTCTTTAGTTTCTTTTCAGTCTGTGTCAAAAG GattctatggggagtgtggaaAGCGAGGAGGTTACATGGAGGTTACTGGATTTAGCCCTGAGATAAGGGAACAGATATAcaaagtggcatctgtcaatcTGTGTTCCAACATTTCTGGTCAAATTCTTGCAAGCCTCATCATGAGCCCCCCAAAG GTGGGTGATGAATCATACGAGTCTTTTGCTGCTGAGAAAGAAGGGATACTCTCATCCTTGGCAAAGCGTGCAAAG ACACTAGAAGATGCATTCAACAGTTTGGAGGGAGTAACATGCAATAAAGCTGAGGGTGCAATGTATCTATTTCCACGTATCCACTTGCCTGACAAAGCAATAAAAGCAGCAGAAGAAGCTAAAGCTGCACCAGATGCATTTTATGCTCAGCGCCTCCTTAATGCCACTGGAATTGTTGTTGTCCCAGGCTCTGGATTTGGCCAG CGTCCTGGAACATGGCATTTTAGGTGCACAATATTACCACAAGAAGAGAAGATACCAGCAATTGTATCTCGTCTTACAGAATTCCATAAGCAGTTCATGGATGAATTCCGCGGCTAA
- the LOC129895973 gene encoding alanine aminotransferase 2, mitochondrial-like isoform X1, translating into MASDYSSTPITLNAVNPKVLKCAYAIRGEIITHAQLLQQDLNENPGSHPFNEILYCNIGNPHSLGQKPITFFREVLALCDHPLLLDRSETKALFSADSIERAIQILDQIPGRATGAYSHSQGIKGLRDKIASGIEARDGFPADPNDIFLTDGASPAIQMMMQLLIGSENDGILCPIPQYPLYSASITLHGGTHISYYLDEETGWALEISELENQLKTARSRGVNVKALVVINPGNPTGRVLAEANQWEIVEFCRKEGLVLLADEVYQENIYAPDKQFHSFKKISRSMGFGEKDISLVSFHSASKGYYGECGKRGGYMEFTGFSPEIREQIYKVASVNLCSNISGQILASLIMSPPKVVDESYESFSAEKDAILSSLARRAKILEDAFNSLEGVTCYKAEGALYSFPRINLPGKAIKAAEEAKTAPDAFYARCLLNATGIVVVPGSGFGQCPGTWHFRCTILPQEEKIPAIVSRLTQFHKQFMDEFRG; encoded by the exons aTGGCTTCCGATTATTCATCTACTCCTATCACTCTTAACGCCGTTAATCCGAAG GTTTTGAAATGTGCATATGCTATCCGCGGAGAAATTATCACCCATGCTCAG ttattacagcAAGACCTCAATGAGAATCCAGGCTCTCATCCCTTTAATGAG ATCTTATACTGCAATATTGGAAATCCTCACTCCCTGGGTCAGAAGCCTATTACTTTCTTTAGGGAG GTCCTTGCATTATGTGATCATCCACTTCTTCTGGACAGAAGTGAAACAAAAGCTCTGTTCAG TGCGGATTCTATAGAACGAGCTATCCAGATCCTTGATCAAATTCCTGGTAGAGCAACAGGTGCATACAGCCACAGTCAG GGTATCAAAGGATTACGTGATAAAATTGCTTCTGGTATTGAAGCTCGTGATGGTTTCCCTGCTGAtccaaatgatatttttttgacTGATGGTGCAAGCCCAGCA ATTCAGATGATGATGCAGTTGCTCATCGGGTCAGAGAATGATGGAATCCTCTGTCCCATCCCCCAGTATCCTCTTTATTCTGCTTCAATTACCCTCCATGGTGGAACTCAT ATTTCTTATTATCTTGATGAAGAAACAGGTTGGGCACTTGAGATCTCAGAGCTTGAGAATCAGCTAAAAACTGCAAGATCCAGGGGTGTTAACGTTAAGGCTTTGGTTGTGATTAATCCAGGCAACCCAACTGGGCGG GTTCTTGCTGAGGCCAACCAATGGGAAATTGTGGAATTCTGCAGGAAAGAAGGCCTTGTTCTTCTGGCTGATGAA GTGTATCAGGAAAATATTTATGCACCTGACAAGCAGTTCCACTCATTTAAGAAAATATCCCGCTCTATGGGATTTGGAGAAAAGGACATCTCTTTAGTTTCTTTTCACTCTGCCTCAAAAG GATACTATGGCGAGTGTGGAAAGcgaggaggctacatggagTTCACTGGATTTAGTCCTGAGATAAGAGAACAGATCTACAAAGTGGCATCCGTCAATCTTTGTTCCAACATTTCTGGTCAGATTCTTGCAAGCCTCATCATGAGCCCTCCAAAG GTGGTCGATGAGTCATACGAGTCTTTTTCTGCTGAGAAAGATGCAATACTCTCATCATTGGCAAGGCGTGCAAAG ATACTAGAAGATGCATTCAATAGTTTGGAGGGAGTCACATGCTATAAAGCAGAGGGCGCATTGTATTCATTTCCACGTATTAACTTACCTGGCAAAGCAATAAAAGCAGCAGAAGAAGCTAAAACTGCACCAGATGCATTTTATGCTCGCTGTCTCCTTAATGCCACTGGAATTGTTGTTGTCCCAGGCTCTGGATTTGGCCAG TGTCCTGGAACGTGGCATTTTAGGTGCACAATACTACCGCAAGAAGAGAAGATACCAGCTATTGTATCTCGTCTTACACAATTCCATAAGCAGTTCATGGATGAATTTCGTGGCTAA
- the LOC129895973 gene encoding alanine aminotransferase 2, mitochondrial-like isoform X3 has protein sequence MASDYSSTPITLNAVNPKVLKCAYAIRGEIITHAQLLQQDLNENPGSHPFNEILYCNIGNPHSLGQKPITFFREVLALCDHPLLLDRSETKALFSADSIERAIQILDQIPGRATGAYSHSQGIKGLRDKIASGIEARDGFPADPNDIFLTDGASPAMLRVSVPSSSIQIQMMMQLLIGSENDGILCPIPQYPLYSASITLHGGTHISYYLDEETGWALEISELENQLKTARSRGVNVKALVVINPGNPTGRVLAEANQWEIVEFCRKEGLVLLADEVYQENIYAPDKQFHSFKKISRSMGFGEKDISLVSFHSASKGYYGECGKRGGYMEFTGFSPEIREQIYKVASVNLCSNISGQILASLIMSPPKVVDESYESFSAEKDAILSSLARRAKILEDAFNSLEGVTCYKAEGALYSFPRINLPGKAIKAAEEAKTAPDAFYARCLLNATGIVVVPGSGFGQCPGTWHFRCTILPQEEKIPAIVSRLTQFHKQFMDEFRG, from the exons aTGGCTTCCGATTATTCATCTACTCCTATCACTCTTAACGCCGTTAATCCGAAG GTTTTGAAATGTGCATATGCTATCCGCGGAGAAATTATCACCCATGCTCAG ttattacagcAAGACCTCAATGAGAATCCAGGCTCTCATCCCTTTAATGAG ATCTTATACTGCAATATTGGAAATCCTCACTCCCTGGGTCAGAAGCCTATTACTTTCTTTAGGGAG GTCCTTGCATTATGTGATCATCCACTTCTTCTGGACAGAAGTGAAACAAAAGCTCTGTTCAG TGCGGATTCTATAGAACGAGCTATCCAGATCCTTGATCAAATTCCTGGTAGAGCAACAGGTGCATACAGCCACAGTCAG GGTATCAAAGGATTACGTGATAAAATTGCTTCTGGTATTGAAGCTCGTGATGGTTTCCCTGCTGAtccaaatgatatttttttgacTGATGGTGCAAGCCCAGCA ATGTTGAGAGTTTCTGTTCCTTCATCTTCTATTCAGATTCAGATGATGATGCAGTTGCTCATCGGGTCAGAGAATGATGGAATCCTCTGTCCCATCCCCCAGTATCCTCTTTATTCTGCTTCAATTACCCTCCATGGTGGAACTCAT ATTTCTTATTATCTTGATGAAGAAACAGGTTGGGCACTTGAGATCTCAGAGCTTGAGAATCAGCTAAAAACTGCAAGATCCAGGGGTGTTAACGTTAAGGCTTTGGTTGTGATTAATCCAGGCAACCCAACTGGGCGG GTTCTTGCTGAGGCCAACCAATGGGAAATTGTGGAATTCTGCAGGAAAGAAGGCCTTGTTCTTCTGGCTGATGAA GTGTATCAGGAAAATATTTATGCACCTGACAAGCAGTTCCACTCATTTAAGAAAATATCCCGCTCTATGGGATTTGGAGAAAAGGACATCTCTTTAGTTTCTTTTCACTCTGCCTCAAAAG GATACTATGGCGAGTGTGGAAAGcgaggaggctacatggagTTCACTGGATTTAGTCCTGAGATAAGAGAACAGATCTACAAAGTGGCATCCGTCAATCTTTGTTCCAACATTTCTGGTCAGATTCTTGCAAGCCTCATCATGAGCCCTCCAAAG GTGGTCGATGAGTCATACGAGTCTTTTTCTGCTGAGAAAGATGCAATACTCTCATCATTGGCAAGGCGTGCAAAG ATACTAGAAGATGCATTCAATAGTTTGGAGGGAGTCACATGCTATAAAGCAGAGGGCGCATTGTATTCATTTCCACGTATTAACTTACCTGGCAAAGCAATAAAAGCAGCAGAAGAAGCTAAAACTGCACCAGATGCATTTTATGCTCGCTGTCTCCTTAATGCCACTGGAATTGTTGTTGTCCCAGGCTCTGGATTTGGCCAG TGTCCTGGAACGTGGCATTTTAGGTGCACAATACTACCGCAAGAAGAGAAGATACCAGCTATTGTATCTCGTCTTACACAATTCCATAAGCAGTTCATGGATGAATTTCGTGGCTAA
- the LOC129895973 gene encoding alanine aminotransferase 2, mitochondrial-like isoform X2, protein MLSAEKLSPMLSYYSKTSMRIQALIPLMRSYTAILEILTPWVRSLLLSLGRSLHYVIIHFFWTEVKQKLCSGMSADSIERAIQILDQIPGRATGAYSHSQGIKGLRDKIASGIEARDGFPADPNDIFLTDGASPAIQMMMQLLIGSENDGILCPIPQYPLYSASITLHGGTHISYYLDEETGWALEISELENQLKTARSRGVNVKALVVINPGNPTGRVLAEANQWEIVEFCRKEGLVLLADEVYQENIYAPDKQFHSFKKISRSMGFGEKDISLVSFHSASKGYYGECGKRGGYMEFTGFSPEIREQIYKVASVNLCSNISGQILASLIMSPPKVVDESYESFSAEKDAILSSLARRAKILEDAFNSLEGVTCYKAEGALYSFPRINLPGKAIKAAEEAKTAPDAFYARCLLNATGIVVVPGSGFGQCPGTWHFRCTILPQEEKIPAIVSRLTQFHKQFMDEFRG, encoded by the exons ATGCTATCCGCGGAGAAATTATCACCCATGCTCAG ttattacagcAAGACCTCAATGAGAATCCAGGCTCTCATCCCTTTAATGAG ATCTTATACTGCAATATTGGAAATCCTCACTCCCTGGGTCAGAAGCCTATTACTTTCTTTAGGGAG GTCCTTGCATTATGTGATCATCCACTTCTTCTGGACAGAAGTGAAACAAAAGCTCTGTTCAGGTATGAG TGCGGATTCTATAGAACGAGCTATCCAGATCCTTGATCAAATTCCTGGTAGAGCAACAGGTGCATACAGCCACAGTCAG GGTATCAAAGGATTACGTGATAAAATTGCTTCTGGTATTGAAGCTCGTGATGGTTTCCCTGCTGAtccaaatgatatttttttgacTGATGGTGCAAGCCCAGCA ATTCAGATGATGATGCAGTTGCTCATCGGGTCAGAGAATGATGGAATCCTCTGTCCCATCCCCCAGTATCCTCTTTATTCTGCTTCAATTACCCTCCATGGTGGAACTCAT ATTTCTTATTATCTTGATGAAGAAACAGGTTGGGCACTTGAGATCTCAGAGCTTGAGAATCAGCTAAAAACTGCAAGATCCAGGGGTGTTAACGTTAAGGCTTTGGTTGTGATTAATCCAGGCAACCCAACTGGGCGG GTTCTTGCTGAGGCCAACCAATGGGAAATTGTGGAATTCTGCAGGAAAGAAGGCCTTGTTCTTCTGGCTGATGAA GTGTATCAGGAAAATATTTATGCACCTGACAAGCAGTTCCACTCATTTAAGAAAATATCCCGCTCTATGGGATTTGGAGAAAAGGACATCTCTTTAGTTTCTTTTCACTCTGCCTCAAAAG GATACTATGGCGAGTGTGGAAAGcgaggaggctacatggagTTCACTGGATTTAGTCCTGAGATAAGAGAACAGATCTACAAAGTGGCATCCGTCAATCTTTGTTCCAACATTTCTGGTCAGATTCTTGCAAGCCTCATCATGAGCCCTCCAAAG GTGGTCGATGAGTCATACGAGTCTTTTTCTGCTGAGAAAGATGCAATACTCTCATCATTGGCAAGGCGTGCAAAG ATACTAGAAGATGCATTCAATAGTTTGGAGGGAGTCACATGCTATAAAGCAGAGGGCGCATTGTATTCATTTCCACGTATTAACTTACCTGGCAAAGCAATAAAAGCAGCAGAAGAAGCTAAAACTGCACCAGATGCATTTTATGCTCGCTGTCTCCTTAATGCCACTGGAATTGTTGTTGTCCCAGGCTCTGGATTTGGCCAG TGTCCTGGAACGTGGCATTTTAGGTGCACAATACTACCGCAAGAAGAGAAGATACCAGCTATTGTATCTCGTCTTACACAATTCCATAAGCAGTTCATGGATGAATTTCGTGGCTAA